A window from Alloyangia pacifica encodes these proteins:
- the hemA gene encoding 5-aminolevulinate synthase gives MTDATPFTKLLEELKLDGRYRTFAQLERIAGAFPMARWHGSGGESRTVTVWCSNDYLGMGQHPDVLSAMHEALDLSGAGSGGTRNISGTGRQHVALETELADLHGKEAALLFTSGWISNLAALGTLGSVLPGCVILSDAQNHNSMIEGIRRSGAEKRIFRHNDIAHLEELLAATDADRPKLIAFESVYSMDGDVAPIREICDLAEKYGALTYLDEVHAVGLYGPQGGGIAEREGIAHRLTLIEGTLAKGFGVIGGYVTGPEALIDVIRSVANSFIFTTSLCPHIAAGALASIRHVRTREDLRQKQAQIADTLKLELRQAGFPVIETSTHIVPLVVGEAHLCKAISDRLLEDHSIYAQPINYPTVAVGQERLRLTPTPFHTEHHIRELVDALIQVSAELNWSRAGEAVAPRRVA, from the coding sequence ATGACCGACGCAACTCCGTTCACCAAACTCCTCGAAGAGTTGAAGCTGGATGGCCGCTACCGGACCTTCGCTCAGCTCGAGCGGATCGCCGGCGCCTTTCCCATGGCGCGCTGGCACGGGTCCGGCGGAGAAAGCCGGACCGTGACAGTGTGGTGCAGCAACGATTACCTCGGCATGGGGCAGCATCCCGACGTTCTGTCCGCGATGCACGAGGCATTGGACCTCTCCGGCGCGGGCTCGGGTGGTACGCGGAATATCTCGGGCACGGGCCGGCAGCATGTCGCACTGGAAACAGAGCTTGCCGATCTTCACGGCAAGGAAGCAGCACTGCTGTTCACCTCCGGCTGGATCTCAAACCTTGCGGCACTCGGCACACTCGGGTCTGTTTTGCCTGGGTGCGTGATCTTATCAGACGCTCAGAACCATAATTCGATGATCGAAGGCATCCGGCGCTCCGGCGCGGAGAAGCGGATCTTCCGCCACAACGACATTGCCCACCTCGAGGAACTTCTCGCCGCTACAGATGCGGACCGACCAAAGCTGATCGCCTTCGAGAGCGTCTACAGCATGGACGGAGATGTCGCGCCGATCCGAGAGATTTGTGACCTTGCAGAAAAATACGGGGCTCTGACCTACCTCGACGAGGTTCACGCTGTCGGCCTCTACGGACCACAGGGTGGCGGCATTGCTGAACGCGAAGGCATCGCCCACCGCCTGACGCTCATCGAGGGTACGCTGGCAAAGGGTTTCGGCGTGATCGGGGGCTATGTGACCGGACCCGAGGCACTGATAGATGTCATCCGCAGCGTCGCAAACAGCTTTATCTTCACCACATCGCTTTGCCCTCACATCGCCGCAGGCGCGCTCGCATCGATCCGGCATGTCCGCACCCGCGAGGACCTCAGGCAGAAGCAGGCCCAGATTGCGGATACCCTGAAGCTCGAGCTTCGGCAGGCCGGCTTCCCGGTGATTGAGACAAGCACCCACATCGTGCCGCTGGTTGTGGGGGAGGCGCATCTCTGCAAGGCGATCAGCGATCGCCTGCTCGAAGACCACTCGATCTACGCGCAGCCGATCAATTATCCGACAGTCGCCGTCGGGCAGGAAAGGCTCCGCCTCACCCCCACCCCCTTCCACACCGAGCACCACATCCGCGAGCTGGTAGACGCGCTCATCCAAGTGAGTGCGGAGCTGAACTGGTCGCGCGCGGGCGAAGCAGTCGCCCCACGGAGAGTGGCATGA